A single region of the Oryzias melastigma strain HK-1 linkage group LG23, ASM292280v2, whole genome shotgun sequence genome encodes:
- the nrcama gene encoding neuronal cell adhesion molecule a isoform X10, whose translation MDSNPQWVPGFNVVLLILLSHVTSAFEVPLDPKVLEGLPQPPTITFQSPKDYIFDPREHIVIRCEAKGNPQPSFKWARNGTDFDVESDPKVLMKPGSGTLVIDISGGKAEAYEGTYQCTAENEHGKALTNKIVIRQSRSPLWPKERNEGTVVQKGVSLVLKCRPPAGLPPPVIFWMDNNFQKLQLDERVSQALNGDLYFSNVLPQDAREDYICYARFPHTQTIQQKQPISVVVLDNNPQGERRPRILLPSDPISTKMVLKGVVLQLECIAEGLPTPDVSWQKVGGELPNNRMAFHNFGKILQISDVNESDAGDYHCTAKNKLGSVHHVIKVDVKAAPFWISAPKNLILAPNETGILTCRVNGTPKPKVSWFVNGVPVENAAADRSRKVDDDTVIINNVQIGSSAVYQCNASNEFGYVMANAFVSVLAEPPKMLTPPDQVYQVITNSPAFLDCASFGSPTPTITWFKDGRISIENGDQYVIHKNGTLEITVAQVLNTGKYTCVATNNLGMKENSVNLEVKEPTRILEQPEYKVVQRGMSATFDCTVKHDKSLTPIMTWLKDRGELPDDERFEVDSDSLTIRNVVEGDAGTYTCIMKTSLDQDSASAVLTVVGKPDPPTDLELTDQTERSVQLTWTPGDENNSPIQSFLVQYEDSLHHKGVWVNLTEVDGTRTTTHLELSPYVYYSFRVLARNEVGYSEPSYPSSQYRTNPAAPDENPSNVRGVGSQPDNMVISWMPLTGYQANGPGLKYKVHWKRRDGEENWSSQNVVDKSEFVLTGTPTYVPYEIKVQALNDYGNGPDPEIVIGYSGEDVPLSAPEKVQVKVKDSTLAEVHWEPVNASSVRGQLQGYKVSYQRQRGLLGGEQGQQQEKVIIFSGDQSHGQIPDLQPFSIYTLSINVLNNKGEGPPSSNQTFETPEGVPGPPSFLNVLSPRLDSFSLEWGPPANNNGRLTGYTLRYQPVNRTAEPGTVQELNFFANETTTTLDNLNSSMLYKFYLSAKTIKGSGPTITEEASTAVDTARIQPKVETGKAPTVGPAFGTVNASLAEEGVMISWEYFGHHKNVAVQYTLENSKEDWTKEWVNGTHSHMIKGLKPGMSYKVRVVATDEAERTHSSKEVPVTVPAVPNRQVDIATQSWFIGLMCAIALLILVLLIVCFIKRNKGGKYPVKEKEDAHQDPEIQPMKEDDGTFGEYSDMEDHKPLKGSRTPSNGTVRRDESDDSLVDYGEGGDGQFNEDGSFIGQYSGKKEKDTHEGNESSEAPSPVNAMNSFV comes from the exons ATGGACAGCAATCCACAGTGGGTCCCAGGCTTCAACGTGGTGCTGCTGATTCTGCTGAGTCATGTAACTTCAGCGTTTGAAGTGCCTCTCGATC CTAAAGTGCTGGAAGGAT TGCCTCAACCTCCAACCATAACCTTCCAATCCCCTAAGGATTACATCTTTGACCCGCGGGAGCACATCGTCATCCGCTGCGAGGCCAAAGGGAACCCTCAGCCCAG CTTTAAGTGGGCCAGAAACGGAACCGACTTTGATGTGGAGAGCGACCCCAAAGTCCTGATGAAGCCCGGCTCAGGAACGCTGGTTATCGACATCAGCGGCGGGAAGGCCGAGGCCTACGAGGGGACCTACCAGTGCACGGCTGAGAACGAGCACGGCAAAGCGCTGACCAACAAAATAGTGATCAGGCAGTCAA GGTCCCCCTTGTGGCCGAAGGAGAGAAACGAAGGCACCGTCGTGCAGAAGGGGGTGTCCCTGGTGCTGAAGTGCCGTCCTCCTGCGGGACTCCCGCCTCCTGTCATCTTCTGGATGGATAACA ACTTTCAGAAGCTGCAGCTGGATGAACGGGTGTCCCAGGCCTTGAATGGAGACTTGTACTTTTCTAACGTTCTCCCACAAGATGCGCGGGAGGATTACATTTGCTACGCTCGCTTCCCCCACACACAGACAATCCAGCAGAAACAGCCCATTTCAGTAGTAGTATTAGACA ACAATCCCCAAGGAGAACGGCGGCCTCGTATCCTGTTACCTTCAGACCCCATCAGCACCAAGATGGTTCTGAAGGGAGTAGTTCTGCAGTTGGAGTGCATCGCTGAGGGGTT GCCCACGCCGGACGTCTCCTGGCAGAAGGTGGGGGGAGAGCTTCCAAATAACAGGATGGCGTTCCACAACTTTGGTAAAATCCTGCAAATTTCGGACGTGAATGAATCGGACGCTGGGGATTACCACTGCACGGCCAAGAACAAGCTGGGCTCGGTTCACCACGTCATCAAAGTCGATGTCAAAG CTGCTCCATTCTGGATCAGCGCCCCCAAGAATCTGATCCTTGCCCCCAACGAGACCGGGATTCTAACGTGTCGTGTTAACGGGACCCCAAAACCCAAAGTCAGCTGGTTTGTCAATGGAGTTCCCGTAGAAA ACGCCGCTGCGGACAGAAGCCGCAAAGTGGACGACGACACCGTGATCATCAACAACGTACAGATCGGGTCCAGCGCCGTCTACCAATGCAACGCCTCTAACGAGTTTGGCTACGTCATGGCTAACGCCTTCGTTAGCGTTCTCG CTGAGCCACCAAAGATGCTAACTCCACCCGACCAAGTGTACCAGGTCATCACTAACAGCCCGGCTTTTCTCGACTGTGCTTCCTTTGGCTCACCAACACCAACTATTACATG GTTCAAGGATGGCCGGATCAGCATTGAAAATGGTGATCAGTACGTGATCCATAAGAATGGTACCCTGGAAATCACTGTGGCCCAGGTACTAAATACCGGGAAGTACACCTGCGTTGCCACGAACAACCTTGGGATGAAAGAGAATTCTGTCAACTTGGAAGTTAAAG AGCCCACGCGTATCCTAGAGCAGCCGGAGTACAAGGTGGTGCAGAGAGGAATGAGCGCGACGTTTGATTGTACAGTCAAACATGACAAATCCCTCACTCCCATAATGACTTGGCTGAAGGACAGAGGAGAGCTGCCGGATGATGAGAG GTTTGAGGTGGACTCTGATAGTCTGACCATCAGAAATGTGGTGGAGGGGGATGCGGGAACTTACACTTGCATCATGAAGACGAGTCTGGATCAGGACTCTGCCAGCGCCGTTCTCACTGTAGTCg GTAAACCAGACCCTCCCACTGACTTAGAACTGACTGACCAGACGGAGAGAAGCGTTCAGCTCACCTGGACCCCCGGAGACGAGAACAACAGTCCCATACAGA gcttTTTGGTTCAGTATGAGGACTCGCTGCACCATAAAGGAGTTTGGGTAAACTTAACAGAAGTCGATGGCACCAGAACAACCACCCATCTGGAGCTCTCTCCATACGTGTACTACTCCTTCAGGGTGTTGGCCCGGAATGAGGTCGGCTACAGCGAGCCCAGTTACCCATCAAGCCAATACAGAACCAACCCTGCCG CTCCAGATGAAAACCCGTCAAATGTCCGAGGAGTTGGATCGCAGCCTGATAACATGGTTATTTCCTGGATG CCACTGACAGGTTACCAGGCCAACGGACCGGGTCTCAAGTATAAGGTCCACTGGAAACGAAGAGACGGGGAGGAAAATTGGTCATCACAGAACGTGGTCGACAAGTCTGAGTTTGTTCTTACTGGAACTCCAACCTACGTTCCCTATGAAATCAAAGTTCAGGCTCTGAACGATTACGGCAACGGCCCTGATCCTGAAATAGTGATTGGATACTCTGGGGAAGACG TTCCTCTGTCCGCTCCTGAAAAAGTGCAGGTCAAGGTTAAGGACAGCACGCTAGCTGAGGTACACTGGGAGCCCGTGAACGCCTCCTCGGTTAGAGGGCAACTTCAAGGATACAAg GTGTCCTACCAAAGACAACGCGGTTTGCTTGGGGGAGAGCAAGGACAGCAGCAGGAGAAGGTTATAATTTTCAGCGGAGACCAAAGTCACGGACAGATACCCGACCTTCAACCTTTCAGTATTTACACGCTCTCCATCAACGTTCTCAACAACAAAGGAGAAGGACCTCCTAGCTCCAACCAAACCTTTGAGACCCCCGAGGGAG TTCCAGGACCTCCTTCCTTCCTGAATGTGCTGAGTCCTCGGTTGGACTCCTTCTCACTTGAATGGGGCCCACCAGCCAACAACAATGGCCGCCTCACGGGATACACACTCAGATACCAGCCAG TCAACCGCACAGCTGAACCCGGAACCGTCCAGGAATTAAACTTCTTTGCCAACGAGACGACCACCACCCTGGACAACCTGAACAGCAGTATGCTCTACAAGTTTTACTTAAGCGCCAAGACGATAAAAGGCTCTGGTCCCACCATTACAGAGGAGGCTTCCACTGCCGTGGATACAG CTCGTATTCAGCCCAAAGTAGAGACGGGCAAAG CGCCTACCGTTGGCCCCGCGTTTGGTACAGTTAACGCATCTCTAGCAGAGGAAGGTGTAATGATCAGTTGGGAGTACTTTGGACACCATAAGAATGTAGCTGTGCAGTACACTTTAGAGAACA GTAAAGAGGACTGGACAAAGGAGTGGGTTAATGGTACGCACTCGCATATGATAAAGGGTTTAAAGCCGGGGATGTCCTATAAAGTGCGCGTGGTAGCTACAGATGAGGCTGAACGGACGCACAGCTCAAAGGAAGTACCGGTTACGGTGCCAG CCGTGCCAAACCGGCAGGTGGACATCGCCACCCAGAGCTGGTTTATTGGACTGATGTGTGCCATCGCTCTCCTCATTTTGGTTCTTCTCATAGTGTGCTTCATCAAGAGGAACAAAGGTGGAAAATACCCAG TGAAAGAGAAAGAAGATGCTCACCAAGACCCAGAGATCCAGCCTATGAAGGAGGATGATGGGACGTTTGGAGAGTACAG TGACATGGAGGACCACAAGCCCTTAAAAGGCAGTCGGACACCGTCCAACGGGACGGTGCGCCGTGATGAAAGCGATGACAGTTTGGTGGACTACGGGGAGGGCGGGGACGGACAGTTCAACGAAGACGGCTCCTTCATAGGCCAGTACAGTGGCAAGAAAGAGAAAGACACGCACGAAGGCAACGAGAGCTCGGAGGCGCCCTCGCCCGTCAATGCAATGAACTCGTTCGTCTAG
- the nrcama gene encoding neuronal cell adhesion molecule a isoform X13 translates to MDSNPQWVPGFNVVLLILLSHVTSAFEVPLDLPQPPTITFQSPKDYIFDPREHIVIRCEAKGNPQPSFKWARNGTDFDVESDPKVLMKPGSGTLVIDISGGKAEAYEGTYQCTAENEHGKALTNKIVIRQSRSPLWPKERNEGTVVQKGVSLVLKCRPPAGLPPPVIFWMDNNFQKLQLDERVSQALNGDLYFSNVLPQDAREDYICYARFPHTQTIQQKQPISVVVLDNNPQGERRPRILLPSDPISTKMVLKGVVLQLECIAEGLPTPDVSWQKVGGELPNNRMAFHNFGKILQISDVNESDAGDYHCTAKNKLGSVHHVIKVDVKAAPFWISAPKNLILAPNETGILTCRVNGTPKPKVSWFVNGVPVENAAADRSRKVDDDTVIINNVQIGSSAVYQCNASNEFGYVMANAFVSVLAEPPKMLTPPDQVYQVITNSPAFLDCASFGSPTPTITWFKDGRISIENGDQYVIHKNGTLEITVAQVLNTGKYTCVATNNLGMKENSVNLEVKEPTRILEQPEYKVVQRGMSATFDCTVKHDKSLTPIMTWLKDRGELPDDERFEVDSDSLTIRNVVEGDAGTYTCIMKTSLDQDSASAVLTVVGKPDPPTDLELTDQTERSVQLTWTPGDENNSPIQSFLVQYEDSLHHKGVWVNLTEVDGTRTTTHLELSPYVYYSFRVLARNEVGYSEPSYPSSQYRTNPAAPDENPSNVRGVGSQPDNMVISWMPLTGYQANGPGLKYKVHWKRRDGEENWSSQNVVDKSEFVLTGTPTYVPYEIKVQALNDYGNGPDPEIVIGYSGEDVPLSAPEKVQVKVKDSTLAEVHWEPVNASSVRGQLQGYKVSYQRQRGLLGGEQGQQQEKVIIFSGDQSHGQIPDLQPFSIYTLSINVLNNKGEGPPSSNQTFETPEGVPGPPSFLNVLSPRLDSFSLEWGPPANNNGRLTGYTLRYQPVNRTAEPGTVQELNFFANETTTTLDNLNSSMLYKFYLSAKTIKGSGPTITEEASTAVDTARIQPKVETGKAPTVGPAFGTVNASLAEEGVMISWEYFGHHKNVAVQYTLENSKEDWTKEWVNGTHSHMIKGLKPGMSYKVRVVATDEAERTHSSKEVPVTVPAVPNRQVDIATQSWFIGLMCAIALLILVLLIVCFIKRNKGGKYPVKEKEDAHQDPEIQPMKEDDGTFGEYSDMEDHKPLKGSRTPSNGTVRRDESDDSLVDYGEGGDGQFNEDGSFIGQYSGKKEKDTHEGNESSEAPSPVNAMNSFV, encoded by the exons ATGGACAGCAATCCACAGTGGGTCCCAGGCTTCAACGTGGTGCTGCTGATTCTGCTGAGTCATGTAACTTCAGCGTTTGAAGTGCCTCTCGATC TGCCTCAACCTCCAACCATAACCTTCCAATCCCCTAAGGATTACATCTTTGACCCGCGGGAGCACATCGTCATCCGCTGCGAGGCCAAAGGGAACCCTCAGCCCAG CTTTAAGTGGGCCAGAAACGGAACCGACTTTGATGTGGAGAGCGACCCCAAAGTCCTGATGAAGCCCGGCTCAGGAACGCTGGTTATCGACATCAGCGGCGGGAAGGCCGAGGCCTACGAGGGGACCTACCAGTGCACGGCTGAGAACGAGCACGGCAAAGCGCTGACCAACAAAATAGTGATCAGGCAGTCAA GGTCCCCCTTGTGGCCGAAGGAGAGAAACGAAGGCACCGTCGTGCAGAAGGGGGTGTCCCTGGTGCTGAAGTGCCGTCCTCCTGCGGGACTCCCGCCTCCTGTCATCTTCTGGATGGATAACA ACTTTCAGAAGCTGCAGCTGGATGAACGGGTGTCCCAGGCCTTGAATGGAGACTTGTACTTTTCTAACGTTCTCCCACAAGATGCGCGGGAGGATTACATTTGCTACGCTCGCTTCCCCCACACACAGACAATCCAGCAGAAACAGCCCATTTCAGTAGTAGTATTAGACA ACAATCCCCAAGGAGAACGGCGGCCTCGTATCCTGTTACCTTCAGACCCCATCAGCACCAAGATGGTTCTGAAGGGAGTAGTTCTGCAGTTGGAGTGCATCGCTGAGGGGTT GCCCACGCCGGACGTCTCCTGGCAGAAGGTGGGGGGAGAGCTTCCAAATAACAGGATGGCGTTCCACAACTTTGGTAAAATCCTGCAAATTTCGGACGTGAATGAATCGGACGCTGGGGATTACCACTGCACGGCCAAGAACAAGCTGGGCTCGGTTCACCACGTCATCAAAGTCGATGTCAAAG CTGCTCCATTCTGGATCAGCGCCCCCAAGAATCTGATCCTTGCCCCCAACGAGACCGGGATTCTAACGTGTCGTGTTAACGGGACCCCAAAACCCAAAGTCAGCTGGTTTGTCAATGGAGTTCCCGTAGAAA ACGCCGCTGCGGACAGAAGCCGCAAAGTGGACGACGACACCGTGATCATCAACAACGTACAGATCGGGTCCAGCGCCGTCTACCAATGCAACGCCTCTAACGAGTTTGGCTACGTCATGGCTAACGCCTTCGTTAGCGTTCTCG CTGAGCCACCAAAGATGCTAACTCCACCCGACCAAGTGTACCAGGTCATCACTAACAGCCCGGCTTTTCTCGACTGTGCTTCCTTTGGCTCACCAACACCAACTATTACATG GTTCAAGGATGGCCGGATCAGCATTGAAAATGGTGATCAGTACGTGATCCATAAGAATGGTACCCTGGAAATCACTGTGGCCCAGGTACTAAATACCGGGAAGTACACCTGCGTTGCCACGAACAACCTTGGGATGAAAGAGAATTCTGTCAACTTGGAAGTTAAAG AGCCCACGCGTATCCTAGAGCAGCCGGAGTACAAGGTGGTGCAGAGAGGAATGAGCGCGACGTTTGATTGTACAGTCAAACATGACAAATCCCTCACTCCCATAATGACTTGGCTGAAGGACAGAGGAGAGCTGCCGGATGATGAGAG GTTTGAGGTGGACTCTGATAGTCTGACCATCAGAAATGTGGTGGAGGGGGATGCGGGAACTTACACTTGCATCATGAAGACGAGTCTGGATCAGGACTCTGCCAGCGCCGTTCTCACTGTAGTCg GTAAACCAGACCCTCCCACTGACTTAGAACTGACTGACCAGACGGAGAGAAGCGTTCAGCTCACCTGGACCCCCGGAGACGAGAACAACAGTCCCATACAGA gcttTTTGGTTCAGTATGAGGACTCGCTGCACCATAAAGGAGTTTGGGTAAACTTAACAGAAGTCGATGGCACCAGAACAACCACCCATCTGGAGCTCTCTCCATACGTGTACTACTCCTTCAGGGTGTTGGCCCGGAATGAGGTCGGCTACAGCGAGCCCAGTTACCCATCAAGCCAATACAGAACCAACCCTGCCG CTCCAGATGAAAACCCGTCAAATGTCCGAGGAGTTGGATCGCAGCCTGATAACATGGTTATTTCCTGGATG CCACTGACAGGTTACCAGGCCAACGGACCGGGTCTCAAGTATAAGGTCCACTGGAAACGAAGAGACGGGGAGGAAAATTGGTCATCACAGAACGTGGTCGACAAGTCTGAGTTTGTTCTTACTGGAACTCCAACCTACGTTCCCTATGAAATCAAAGTTCAGGCTCTGAACGATTACGGCAACGGCCCTGATCCTGAAATAGTGATTGGATACTCTGGGGAAGACG TTCCTCTGTCCGCTCCTGAAAAAGTGCAGGTCAAGGTTAAGGACAGCACGCTAGCTGAGGTACACTGGGAGCCCGTGAACGCCTCCTCGGTTAGAGGGCAACTTCAAGGATACAAg GTGTCCTACCAAAGACAACGCGGTTTGCTTGGGGGAGAGCAAGGACAGCAGCAGGAGAAGGTTATAATTTTCAGCGGAGACCAAAGTCACGGACAGATACCCGACCTTCAACCTTTCAGTATTTACACGCTCTCCATCAACGTTCTCAACAACAAAGGAGAAGGACCTCCTAGCTCCAACCAAACCTTTGAGACCCCCGAGGGAG TTCCAGGACCTCCTTCCTTCCTGAATGTGCTGAGTCCTCGGTTGGACTCCTTCTCACTTGAATGGGGCCCACCAGCCAACAACAATGGCCGCCTCACGGGATACACACTCAGATACCAGCCAG TCAACCGCACAGCTGAACCCGGAACCGTCCAGGAATTAAACTTCTTTGCCAACGAGACGACCACCACCCTGGACAACCTGAACAGCAGTATGCTCTACAAGTTTTACTTAAGCGCCAAGACGATAAAAGGCTCTGGTCCCACCATTACAGAGGAGGCTTCCACTGCCGTGGATACAG CTCGTATTCAGCCCAAAGTAGAGACGGGCAAAG CGCCTACCGTTGGCCCCGCGTTTGGTACAGTTAACGCATCTCTAGCAGAGGAAGGTGTAATGATCAGTTGGGAGTACTTTGGACACCATAAGAATGTAGCTGTGCAGTACACTTTAGAGAACA GTAAAGAGGACTGGACAAAGGAGTGGGTTAATGGTACGCACTCGCATATGATAAAGGGTTTAAAGCCGGGGATGTCCTATAAAGTGCGCGTGGTAGCTACAGATGAGGCTGAACGGACGCACAGCTCAAAGGAAGTACCGGTTACGGTGCCAG CCGTGCCAAACCGGCAGGTGGACATCGCCACCCAGAGCTGGTTTATTGGACTGATGTGTGCCATCGCTCTCCTCATTTTGGTTCTTCTCATAGTGTGCTTCATCAAGAGGAACAAAGGTGGAAAATACCCAG TGAAAGAGAAAGAAGATGCTCACCAAGACCCAGAGATCCAGCCTATGAAGGAGGATGATGGGACGTTTGGAGAGTACAG TGACATGGAGGACCACAAGCCCTTAAAAGGCAGTCGGACACCGTCCAACGGGACGGTGCGCCGTGATGAAAGCGATGACAGTTTGGTGGACTACGGGGAGGGCGGGGACGGACAGTTCAACGAAGACGGCTCCTTCATAGGCCAGTACAGTGGCAAGAAAGAGAAAGACACGCACGAAGGCAACGAGAGCTCGGAGGCGCCCTCGCCCGTCAATGCAATGAACTCGTTCGTCTAG